GGCATCTTGTTGAGGGCCTGCAAGATGATACGGAGCGACTGCCGCATCTCTTCCACTCGGCACAGGTACCTGCGGGGAGAAGGGCAGGGATGAGGACGGTCCCGGGGCTCAGGAAACTCAAGGACCGGGACGAGAGACAGAGCCTGGGAAGGAACTGTAAGTGTCCCGGTGGTGGGGACAGTGAAGATACAGAATGGTGGGAGAGGCCTTCCGGGTCAGAGGAGGAGATGGGCTGACCGCAAgccctctcccacaacaccagaaccaggggtcacccccatgaaaccaaaggtcgggaaatttaggaccgacggGAGGAAGGACTTTTTCCTACACAACGCagaatgaatctatggaattctctgccacgggaggtggtgagggccaccagcttggatggcttcaaaaggggcttggacaaattcatggaggaggacaggtctctcgatggctactagtctggtggctgcgaGCCacttcctgcctcagaggcatgatgcctcttcatcccagttgtagaggagcaacaggaggagagagggcatgccctcccctctcccgtcagagaggagagctggtcttgtggtagcaagcatgactggtccccttagctaagcagggtctgccctggttgcatatgaatgggagactagaagtgtgagtactcgaagatattcccctcaggggatggagccgctctggaaaaagccgaaggtttcaagttccctccctggcagcatctccaagatcgggctgagagagactcctgcctgcaaccttggagaagccgctgccagtctgtgaagacaatcctgagctagatagaccagtgggctgactcagtctatggcagcttcctaggttcttgcctgtgggctccccagaggtgggctactgtgtgaaacagaaggctggactagatgagccttgggcctgatccagcagggctgttcttatacgcCCCCAACGTACAAACAGGTTGCGTTCCCGAAGTTGGTTTGTAAGCTGGAGGTCCACACCTCGGAACGCACCGGGTTCCCAAGAGGGACGACGTGTGTGTATGTAATTTATAAGTTGGGGTCTTGCTTAAGGCAATCTGTTATGGAGCTGTGTTGGTAGGTACGGGTGTTTTTAAGCTGGATGTTTCTAAGTCAGGGCGTGCCTGTATTAAATACAGTGTATTTAGGTCTCTCTCTCACGTTTCTCCCATCGCAGATCTCAAGGCCACCTACAGAAGAATTCCAGGCCGTCTCTCATCCAGGCATGACCAGAGATAGACCTGCTTTGTTTCGGCAAGGGAGCTGCGCCGTAGGCCTTCAGACCATGCCCCGAGAACAGAGATATGCTACCCTTCACAAGGGACAGGAGGAGTTCTCGCTCTGGTCCTGGGCAGTTCTGCTTCCAATCCGGCAGGGCCCTGCACTGAATTCAGACTTTGGTGCCTTATATCTGTCGGATCCTCTTACACAACAAAGGCTGTGCCAACAGCCACCCCCACCTCCGTCATCACACACCATGCACGTGTCTTATGTACTCCATCCTTCCCATCAGGATCAAACCAGAACTGGGCAAGACCCTCTTCCTCAGGCGATGACCCCATCACTGGCCCTAGCACCCATGGGGGACCAAAGGCCACCTAAGACACGGCATACGATTTCAATGAGTGTGCACCGATTTTAAGGGTTTAAATGCTACTTttctggaattttattgtattttaacttttgcaagccgctttgagatgcattatgaaaggcggtataaaaactgaacaataaataaatacagttgtTTCTCCGTGGCTGGCAAATTCATGGTAAGGAAGTCGTTGACTTCAATGGGAGAACGGGGGTTAGGGAAATCGCGAGTGCCAAAGtgcctaaaacacacacacaaaaaggtaaAAAAATTCCCCGACATCCAGAAATGACTcctctaaaaaaacccaaaattgcCCCCTGATCTCTGTAAAGGACCCTCGGATTGACCCTGGAAACTGGccaaaaaatggctggaaatttttaaaaaatggcgccaaCCATGAATACTCAAGTCACAGTTGGTGGGGTGCGTGACCGTTTgccagtcacggatactcaaacCCGCAATTAGCAAGCGACAGCTGGAGCACCATGAAAGCTGTCCATGTCATCGTCACCCACAcaacttcttccctccctcctccaagaaAAGACACACCTGTCGTAGCAGTCTCCCCGTGACCCAATTGGGACATCAAATTCCACTTGGTCGTAGACATCGTAGGGCTGACTTTTGCGAAGGTCCCAATGGATTCCTGAGCCACGAAGCATCACTCCACTAACAGtgcgagaggagaggagaggtacAGCTAGGAATGTGTCATTTGTACACTCAACACAAGGTCAAAAGGAGATTGCATCTTGAGTCTTGGTCATTTTCTGTCGGCTGGAAACAATACAGACCCCTGTACTCCAGTGCCTACCACACGGGAGGAGAAGGGGCAGGCTTACCTTACTCTTATGAGATGCACCATTTCTGTAAGTTAATTACCTAAAACCGTAGTTGAGGGCTTCCTCTGCTGTTACCACGCCAATATCAATGGTGCGGTTCTTCCAGATTCGATTGTTAGTCAGCAACTGATGAGTGAAAAACGGAGCATTAAGTATCCACTCCAAAAAACACGATCCTTAAATGGGTATCTTTCAAAAAAATCATCATCCTTTATTTGTTCGCTGCCCCCCAAACAAATTGTTCTATGTTgttttaatgaagaaaataatcTGTAAACTACTAAGAATCTCATTGATCAAAAGGTTTCTTGGCCTCCTGGCCAAGACCAAAGGAAGGGTTTGCTTGGATGTTACGATTTCCACAGTGGGCTGTGCTGTGGATCAATATGCATGAAGAAGTTCCATGAGTAGGAATCAGGACTGCTGAGTAGATTTAGGAATTAAACTAGATTCAcagggtgctggtgctggtggaaATCAGTTCATCCTAAAGCAGATGATCACTTCTGGCCAGGTCTCTGTCTACGCTGGGATACTATTTAAGTCCAGAAAAAGACACATACGGTACATACGAACTTAAGAAAAGCCAGGCGGGATCAGGCCGTGGCCCGTCCAGCCCAGCCCTATTCAGTGGCCAACCAGGCACACTTGGGATTGGAAGTGGAGGAAAGAGggcagctcccctctccctcgGTGTTCCCTGGCACTCAGGGCGATGCCACGTCAGATCCTGATGGAGGTATATAGCTACCAAGGGTGGGAGGTGCTGATAGCCCAATCCTCTGCCGAGACTCTTTGCTGGCATTATTAAAAAAGGTGCCACCACCTTACAGcaggtttcaaattcaaatttcaaTTTGAATGAGTGCAATGAACGGTactcttggctaagcagggcccaccctggtttgcacttgaatgggagactccatgtgtgagcactgtaagagattcccctcaggggatggggccgctctggcacgagcatctgcctgcttgcatgcacaaggttccaggttccctccctggcagcatctccaagatagggctgagagagactcctcctgtctgcaacctgggagtaagccgctgccagtcagtgtggacagaactgagctagatggaaacaatggtctgactcagtagacggcagcttcctgtgttcctatgtgatgTTTATATTCCTTTCCAAGGACACttggaggattccccccccccaccaaggaaCCTGTTTCTTACATGCCGCATGGTTATAAAGACAGCTACACAGAGAAACTgtcagaagagcagcagcagcaacgtcTTGGGAAACCGTGCGTTTGACTTCTGCCACATTACAAGACGCACAGCCAGACAAAGGCCGCAGCTGCAAGGAAAGCCCGCCTTCGATCCTCCCGAAAGCCTCACCTCTTCCACCTCATCGATCCGGATGGAGAAGTTCTTCACGAACTCGTAGATGTCGTCCATCAGCCCCAGAGGCATGTCCTGAAGGGGAAGGAGAGCAGGGCACATGTGGTCCAGGGCCCACCACAGCATCTGGAGAGCAAACCGCCCTCCCCGCCAAGAATCAAGGCATCGAACCCCACTGACTCCTGACCTGGTGGACCCCTCCTGGGCGGACATAAGCAGCGTGCATCCGGGCCCCGGAGACCCGCTCGTAGAATTCAAACATCTGCAGAGAGACCAGAAaaggtgggagcaggagagaaagaaatgcaTCTGTTAAGAGCCCGTGGACAACCCTCGCCATTTTTAGGAAGAGCATACGCTCTACAAGCACAAggtcataggaaggaacataggaagctgccatatactgagtccgacccttggtccagctagctcagtgttgtcttcccagactggcagcggcttttccaaggttgcaggcaggagtctctctcagcccgatcttggagatgctgccagggcgggaacttggaacctagatgctcttcccagagcggcttcatcccctgaggggaatatcttccaatgctcacacatcaagtctcccatccatatgcaaccatggtggaccctgcttagctctggggccaagtcatgcttgctaccaccagaccagctctcttctcccagcCTGAGTTTCAGGGAGCGGAATTGGGCGAAGTCCTTTCCTCGAGCTATGAAATAACTTGTTGGGGCGAGGAGAGGCAGTGGCCGGATTTGGTCTGAAGAGGTGAAACTGCCTTACCCCAAGTCAGACGGCTGTTCAGCCTAGATCAGGGGGGGTTTGCAGGACTCCAGCTCCCCCActcttggccactgaggctggggtgGAGAGGAGCTGATGCTGAGGAACAGCTGCCAAGCCCTGATCTAACCCAGCGGCATCTATTCGGACCGGCATCAGTGCTCCAAACTTTCCAGAGAGGGACCtggaaaaggagagctggtctggtggtagcaagcatgactggtcccatCCTATGAAGCCCGAAACAGCTTgggccccgggtatttaagagaacatcttcttcgtcatgaaccccaccacccgttgagatcatcaggagaggtccgtctgcagttgccaccagctcgtctgcgGGTTACTCAGGGacacgggccttctccgttgctgccccgaggatttggaatgcgctccctagtgaaacaagagcctccccatctctgaccacttttaaaaagtctttaaagacccctctgttcacccaggcttttaactgatattgttttgattgttgtaatgttgtttttagaatattgttttaaaattttaagttgttgtgttttaaatttcttgtttttaaatttcttgtttttgtttttaactaatgtttaacttttgtttttatcttcttgtaaaccgcccagagacataagttttgggcggtataaaaatatgttaaataaataaatagctaagcggggtccaccctggttgcatatgaaagggagactagaagtgtgaacactggaagaaattccccttcttaggggatgaagccactctgggaagagcagaaagttccaagttccctccctggcagcatctccacgatagggctgagagagactcctgcctgcaaccttggagaagccgctgccagtctgtgaagacaatactgagctagatggaccaaaggtctgactcagtatatggcagcttcctatgtccttgaTAAAGCATAATGTCCCTCACAGGGGTTATTGCTGGAGTCTCCTTtaggtttctttttggactgggAGCCCCTTGAAGGCAGAGAACCATCTCCTCAGTCCTTTGGCtatggaagccactttgggaacttttttggctgggggaaaaaagaaagagtGGGCAGGTGCGCCATCAATAATAAATgagctcccccctgccccccccccccgctcaggcAAAGGTCGACCTCGTTAAGTGAACTCTGCTGACTGGGTCAAGGGACCCCTTCTCAAAATGGCGCCAagggacacctttccaaaatggcggctctcttgaTTTGAGAACAGGGCGGgagcaattgtgccttttcagcccAGGGGCTGTTGTCGGGACCTCCTTtgagtttcttttttttaaactgggaGCCCCTTTGAGGCAGGAAGCCATCTCCTCAGTCCTTTGGCTATGGAAACTGTGTCGGGAACTTTTGAGCTGCAGAAGCAGATGCTCCATAACTAATGAACTTTGAATGAACTTTGCCCCCCTCAGGCAAGGGTCAGCCCCATTAAGTGACCTCTGCTGACTGGGTCAAGgggcaccttctcaaaatggcgccAAGGggcacctttccaaaatggcagctctcttattttgagcagggggaaagcaactgtccctctccaaccCAACATGGCTTCTTTCCCCGTGCTTGTTATTGGGGTCTTCCGTGGGCTTCCTTTTGGACTGGGAGCCCCGTTGTGGACAgcgacaaggaaccatctttttCCTATTGTGCTTTTCCCTACCTAAGCCACTTTGAGAGcgtttttgttgagaagcagaatataaatatcctTAATAATAACCAATAATAAACTTTTAGCTGGAGGCACTGCCGGCGactggacctggggccttctgcaggcagagtAGACCAATCTAGCCGGGCTGGTTCTTACCTTCTCCCTTTCCTCAAACATCCAGAAGAAAGGAGTCATGGCGCCAATGTCCAGGGCATGGGTGGTGATGGCCATGATGTGGTTCAAGAGACGTGTTATTTCACCAAAGAGAACTGGTAAAGAGGCAGAGGCTTGGGTTAGCTACCGAGACACAGAACCAAGAACCAAGATGGGGGAAGAAGAGAGGACAGGTGGCAGTCAAATAAGAGAGGCCTTGCTTTCATTTTTATTCTCGCCAGGGCAgcatgtgtggtgtggtgtgggtctcccccacccatgcaccacatcctcacaacaaccttgtgaggtaggctctGCTGAGAAAGCACGACGGGCCCGAGATAACTCACTGAGTTTCACGGCCAAGTGAGGATCTGAATTCAGAACACCCTGGGACTAGTCCGATACACTAAAGGGTAGGGAAATTATAGTAACCGTACCAAGTTAGAAACACAGTATATGCTTTTGTTTCGAGGCAGCACTGGCTCATGGGGACGAACAGCTGCAATGTAGtatcatgggtcatcccatgaaattgtctgccaggaaatttaggacccacacaAGAAAGGGCTTTCCCACACAGCGTATAATGAATCGATAGAATTCTCTGCCTCTCTTCTCCATGGATGTGGTGACCCGTGTTCcttctatcagggattcccagatgttgacgacaacaactcccagaatcccagcagcaatggcttttgtttggggattattggagttgtagtccacaatatctgggagtccctgttagaaggaacactggtggcagtgttccctctaaggcgtgcgctcacacattttttgatgtccgctcaaattttaggttgaatcaggaaggccccactctgactgCATGTTTGCACACACTGCCTAGATACTGCcgccaagaacaaaactcattccgcacacagatgaaaataaaataagagcGAAGACTGActggtggtgatggccatcagcctgggtagctttaaaaaggggcttagaaaaattcatgggtgacaagactatcaatggctactaatcctgaggctttttcacacctggcttttagatcgcatctcctctagaatggaggcgTGCTTTCACATATCCGCCAAATCTACCCCCAAAtctctgcaagctatcggggagcacttcacacacaactctGGTTTTTCATCgtgcgttaagagtgtagcctgatataggaacacaggaagctgccctatactgagtcagacccttggtccatctagctcagcattgtctacacagactggcagcagcttctccaaggttgcaggcaggaatctctctcggccctctcttggagatgctgccagggagggaacttggaacctcagatgctcttcgcagagcggctccatccccttaggggaatctcttacagtgctcacacacatcaagtcttccattcgtatgcaaccagggtggaccctgcttaactaagtcatgcttgctaccataagaccagctctcctctccccgctaTATAtcgaggtttaaaaaaaaaaaatccacattttgctTTGGTATTTTGGCCCGCTTTCTGGGAAAGCTGCTGGTGGCTAGTGCTTACCTCTAGGCTCAGAAGCAGGCTCTttccaaataccagtttcaggggagcaacagcaggagagagggcatgccttcatctcctgcttgggggcttcccagaggcatctggtgggccactgtgggaaacaggcctTGGAGACTATTCTTATAATATATCAAAGGGAAGCAGATTTGCCAAACCTCTTCCATTCATTGATTTTTGGGGGACTGCTGAGCTGTTTCCACACAATCTAGCAATACAGCAAGTGACCATGTGGATAGCCGGGATTGTTTTGACCAAAAAGAGGTAGACAGAAGCTGTCTGGCCCTCACCCACCTCGGATCCACTGAGCCCTCAGGGGCGGACGGATGTTGAGCAGCTTTTCCACGGCTAAGGAGTAGGCCTGTTCGTTGCACATCATAGAGACGTAGTCGAGCCGGTCGAAGTATGGAAGAGCCTGAGACGGAGCAGGATTGTGTTAATACACAGAGCTGGTTGACGCACATAGCACGGACTTTCATACACATACAACAGCAAGCATCTGGCAATTGCATTCTTTCACTAACTTTCCCCCTAAAAATGTAATGCATTGGTATAATTTCTAAGTAAGTTAGGGAAAGCTTCTATCAGCCAGTGATTCCGGTCAGGGAGCCTCCTGCGTCAAAAAGATGCAGCATCCAACCTGGAGGCTCAGTCGCTCACCAGGGGGACAGGAGCGATCCTGGCAGGGTTACCTGAAGATACGTCTTGTACTCGATCAGTTTTTCAGTGCCCCGGTGGAGCAGGCCAATGTGGGGGTCGCACTTCTTCACCGTCTCCCCGTTCAGCTCCATGACTAACCGCAAGACCCCGTGGGCCGCAGGGTGctggggcccaaagttgaggGTCAGGTTGGAGACTTTCTTCTCAGCCGGAGGGTCCTTGTCTGTTTAGGCCAAGAGAGTGAAAGACGGCAGGTGGGACACTGAGCAGGCTCGACGCACAACGGCACTAACCCAGGTGCGTGGCGGACTAACCTgggttagagttgccatgccctccaccggaattccaggtttcacccggattttaagcacctCACCTAGATTGTTTAGCCCACctcccagatttgcccagattttcttttcttttctttttaaagctaagctcgagcccttgtagaagcagaatgatggagcaaaacgtgcagtccgACTGAAACCTAATTATGAAGATGCTGCGTTGATGTTGCTTTGGGGCGGAGAGACTGGCTCAGATCCAAAGGAGTGTGAGGGAAAGGTGAAGATCTCTGGGTGGTGTTCCATGAACCCCTGCGCATGCGCGAGCGGAAGGCGTCTCAAAGTGCCACGCCGCCCTGTATCTGGGGTGGTACCCAGCCTCACACCGGGCTCCGTCCACTTCTCTGAAACCTTTGCGCCTCGAGACACCAGAAGGGGGAAACCTCAGCATGTCACAGCTACTATGTGATTGGCTgcacaagcgggggggggggaggaggcggggcAACTTGCATTCATGCCAGTACAAGCTGGTGACCATAGAGAGGGCTGTGCAGAGCGGCACGTTCCCGCCTCCCTGCCTTGGCAGCCGCAGCCCTCTCTGTAAAACATGGCGGGCAGCTGCTGAAATCTCAAGATGACTCAGCAAAGCAGACAAACCCAGGCTCCAGTAACCCTCCTTCCACACGGTAACCTGGGTTAAGACTCTGGTTTATTTTCAGGGTTGGTGGCCTTTGGCTAGGCTGGATCTGGGAGCTTgcctcacctccccccacccccacaacggTACTAAACTcaggttagggttgccatattctggctttccaaatccaggtgcctaatttgcatattatgtaaattggcttgaaaataatttttgttcCATagctccgcttctacaagggctggaactgagctttaaaaaaaaagaaagaaaaaaagctggaatccgggcaaatctgggtgggctaaactatctgggtgagatgcttaaaatccagttgAATTTTGGAATTTCGGGAGGGATAGCCACTCTGCTCTTaatggagaccccccccccgtgctgccCTCACAATACAGCAGTGATTTCAAGAGCACACCACAAGGGAAACTTACCATTCCAAGGGGGAGGGACCCACTTTTCTGTCTCTTTGGTGGGGTACATGACAGCACCAGAATACCCCTTGATCCATTCCACATCGGGTTGCCACTGCTTTGATCTGAGAAGGGGGAAACACAAAAAACTATTTTAAGATCTGGCAGATTTATGCGCAAAGCCACAAGACGGAGAAGTGTGGATACCAAGGCTTGTAACTTAAGGATAAACAGACCACAAAAGGGGTTCTCCAACAGGGTCCCCAGCCACCACAGCAGAACTGGGGATGATAAGaacctaagagcagccctgctggatcaggcccaagaaggcccatctagtccagcatcctgtttcatacagtgctccatcagatgccactgggagtctacaggcaggagttgagggcatgccctttctcctgctgttactcccctgcaaatggtactcagaggcatcctgcctttgagactggagatggcctacagccctccgactagaagccattgatagacctcttctccatgaagttatccaaacccctcttcaagccatccaggttgttggctgtcatcacatcttgtggcagaaaattctacaagttgattatgtgttgtgtgaaaaagtacttctgtttgttggtcctagattttctctctctccactttctccataccaggcatgattttatagacctctatcatgtttccccaccatcttttttctgaactaaaaagccccaatggctgtagccttgcctcataagaaaggtgctccaggcccctgatcatcttgattgccctgcaccttctccagttctacagtgtccctttttttagatgtggtgaccagaattgtacacagtattccaagtgtagCCGCACCacaattttgtataagggcactataatattagcagtttttttcaatccccttcctaatgatccctagcatggaattgaacTTTAGACTTCTCAGTGTGGTTGTTAAGGGCACAGAGCCTCCATCAGGAATCACACTTAAATACCTATGTAGCAAGGAACAGAAGTGAGATC
The Hemicordylus capensis ecotype Gifberg chromosome 14, rHemCap1.1.pri, whole genome shotgun sequence genome window above contains:
- the NDUFS2 gene encoding NADH dehydrogenase [ubiquinone] iron-sulfur protein 2, mitochondrial, with the protein product MAALRSLWRLRTPSGSSWVQGIALGTAPHRSKQWQPDVEWIKGYSGAVMYPTKETEKWVPPPWNDKDPPAEKKVSNLTLNFGPQHPAAHGVLRLVMELNGETVKKCDPHIGLLHRGTEKLIEYKTYLQALPYFDRLDYVSMMCNEQAYSLAVEKLLNIRPPLRAQWIRVLFGEITRLLNHIMAITTHALDIGAMTPFFWMFEEREKMFEFYERVSGARMHAAYVRPGGVHQDMPLGLMDDIYEFVKNFSIRIDEVEELLTNNRIWKNRTIDIGVVTAEEALNYGFSGVMLRGSGIHWDLRKSQPYDVYDQVEFDVPIGSRGDCYDRYLCRVEEMRQSLRIILQALNKMPEGEIKVDDAKISPPKRSEMKTSMEALIHHFKLYTEGYQVPPGATYTAIEAPKGEFGVYLVSDGSSRPYRCKIKAPGFAHLAGLDKMSRNHMLADVVAIIGTQDIVFGEVDR